ACGGCGCTTACCCGAAGCCTCTATCACGGCTCTCACTTCAATATGGTGAAGGTGAAACGTACCATCAGCCGTAACGGTGGTGGGCGCAATAAAGTGGACGAATTGCTGGCGCTATTTGCCCCAGACGTATCCGAGCTTCTTTAATCTGGCGTAATGAGTGAAACCAAGCCCACCAGCCCAAGCACAAACACAGCGACAAATACAAAACCGACAATGATATAAGGTACCATGCTGGATTGCTGAAAATCGCGTTGTCGGTTTTTGTCTGATTGCACACCAAACATTGCCGCAAACACACTTTTCACCACATCCAGTAAACCCACTTTTTCCTGCTGCGGTTTTTCATTATCCATTGTGTATTCTTCTTTGTTCTCGTTTGTTAATCCCAGCTTAGAACAGGGGAGAGGTTGCCGTCTGTCCCAGCTTCAAAATTCAGGGGTTATGGTTTGAATCAGAGGATCTGATAAGACAGATGCCACGCAATCGGGTAGAATTGCGGCGAATTTCAGGTAATCGCTACGCCCGGCAAATGGGTACTTTACAGTGAGGCTAAAGGATGAAGGATTTTCTCATTGCGCCGTCGATCCTCTCGGCGGATTTCGCACGTTTAGGTGAAGACGTTGAACGCGTACTGGCAGCAGGTGCTGACGTGGTGCATTTCGACGTGATGGACAACCACTATGTACCGAACCTCACCTTTGGTGCGCCAATC
The nucleotide sequence above comes from Grimontia kaedaensis. Encoded proteins:
- a CDS encoding DUF2970 domain-containing protein — encoded protein: MDNEKPQQEKVGLLDVVKSVFAAMFGVQSDKNRQRDFQQSSMVPYIIVGFVFVAVFVLGLVGLVSLITPD